One Glycine max cultivar Williams 82 chromosome 4, Glycine_max_v4.0, whole genome shotgun sequence DNA segment encodes these proteins:
- the LOC100818765 gene encoding lipase-like PAD4, which yields MVADEASPFETSDMLATLLASTPLLSESWRLCTTVAATAPRSFMTEQHGGGGVVYVAFPGVEMAAGSDSICRNLVALESIGDVPLFSARRRNKEGDEPVMVHAGMLNLLSTFFEPFQKQMLALMGNSKTKSIVLTGHSIGGATASLCALWLLSYLHQTYSSISVSVLCITFGSPMLGNGSFSRAILRERWGGNFCHVVSKHDIMPRLLFAPITPYTAQINFLLQFWQLSMTAPGFGKLAVPISDQQKELFNFVMSHLDAATQDEEGSAPVLFHPFGSYLFVSSDGAVCVDCATSVIKMLHLMFASVSPACSIEDHLKYGDYVKNLSLQFLNQNNSVQGNIPDSSYEAGLELSVQSSGLGNQESAIEPAKECLKMTRRMGPSPTKNAANLSITLSKFVPYRTEIEWYKAWCHQQVDQMGYYDLFKRRRSTSKMAMKVNMNRHKLARFWNNVIEMWERNELPHDVAVRAKWVNASHFYKLLVEPLDIAEYYGKGMHTTKGHYIQHGREKRYEIFDRWWKDAMGNTEENNERRSKFASLTQDSCFWARVEEARDWLNSVRSESDTTKLAVLWDNIEKFEKYAMELIDNKEVSEDVLAKNSSYSIWMEDLRGLRELKAKVKTFSHHFNPFLDGEVIP from the exons ATGGTTGCCGACGAAGCTTCACC ATTCGAGACCAGCGATATGCTGGCAACGCTCCTGGCGTCGACGCCGCTGTTGTCAGAGTCATGGCGGCTGTGCACCACCGTGGCCGCCACCGCGCCGAGGAGTTTCATGACTGAGCAGCACGGTGGCGGCGGTGTGGTGTACGTCGCTTTCCCCGGCGTAGAAATGGCGGCGGGATCGGACTCTATCTGCAGAAACTTGGTGGCGTTGGAAAGCATCGGCGACGTGCCACTGTTCTCGGCGCGGCGTCGCAACAAGGAAGGCGATGAACCTGTGATGGTGCATGCTGGGATGCTGAATCTCTTGTCCACCTTTTTCGAACCATTTCAAAAACAG ATGTTGGCACTCATGGGAAATTCCAAGACCAAATCAATTGTCCTAACTGGCCACTCCATTGGAGGAGCCACAGCCTCTCTATGTGCTCTTTGGCTACTATCTTACCTCCACCAGACATATTCCTCTATTTCTGTGTCAGTCTTGTGCATCACATTCGGTTCCCCCATGCTAGGGAATGGCTCTTTCTCACGTGCCATTCTCAGAGAAAGATGGGGTGGTAACTTCTGTCACGTGGTCTCAAAGCATGACATAATGCCAAGGCTTCTCTTTGCTCCCATAACACCTTACACTGCTCAAATAAACTTCCTGCTTCAGTTTTGGCAACTGTCCATGACTGCTCCAGGCTTTGGGAAGCTTGCAGTTCCAATTTCTGACCAACAGAAAGAGCTGTTCAACTTTGTGATGAGTCACTTGGATGCAGCCACACAAGATGAAGAAGGGTCTGCACCTGTTTTGTTTCACCCATTTGGGAGCTAcctttttgtttcatcagaTGGAGCAGTGTGTGTGGATTGTGCAACTTCTGTTATAAAGATGTTGCATTTGATGTTTGCATCAGTTTCCCCAGCTTGTAGTATTGAGGACCATCTAAAGTATGGAGACTATGTTAAGAATTTGTCATTACAATTCTTGAACCAGAACAATTCCGTGCAGGGGAATATTCCTGATTCAAGCTATGAAGCAGGACTTGAATTGTCGGTTCAATCTTCAGGTTTGGGTAACCAG GAATCGGCAATCGAACCTGCCAAGGAGTGCCTTAAGATGACAAGGAGGATGGGTCCTTCACCAACCAAGAATGCTGCTAACTTATCAATTACATTATCAAAGTTTGTGCCTTATAGGACCGAAATAGAATGGTACAAAGCTTGGTGTCACCAGCAAGTTGATCAAATGGGATACTACGACTTATTCAAGAGGAGAAGGAGCACTTCAAAAATGGCTATGAAAGTCAACATGAATCGTCACAAACTTGCCAGATTTTGGAACAATGTGATTGAAATGTGGGAGAGAAATGAGCTGCCTCATGATGTGGCGGTGCGGGCTAAATGGGTCAATGCTTCACATTTCTACAAACTATTGGTTGAGCCACTAGATATTGCGGAATATTATGGGAAGGGGATGCACACAACCAAGGGGCATTACATACAGCATGGCAGAGAGAAGAGGTATGAGATTTTTGATAGGTGGTGGAAGGATGCAATGGGCAACACCGAAGAAAATAATGAGAGGAGGAGCAAGTTTGCAAGTTTGACCCAAGATTCATGCTTTTGGGCAAGGGTGGAGGAAGCAAGGGACTGGCTGAATAGTGTTAGAAGTGAGAGTGACACAACAAAGTTGGCTGTGCTGTGGGATAACATTGAGAAATTTGAGAAGTATGCTATGGAACTTATTGATAATAAGGAGGTGTCTGAAGATGTTCTTGCTAAGAACTCAAGTTACAGTATATGGATGGAAGATTTAAGAGGACTGAGGGAACTCAAAGCAAAGGTGAAGACGTTTTCACACCACTTTAACCCGTTTCTGGATGGAGAAGTAATTCCTtag